The following DNA comes from Desertifilum tharense IPPAS B-1220.
CTGCGATCGCTTGTCGCAGTTTCTCTAAAGTTTCATCCCAGTTACTCCGAGTTGACTCTGAAAATCGATCGGCTTGCAATTGAACGCTAGTCGATAAATCTTCTGCGAGTTCAGGTAAAGCTTCCACTGATTTTTTCAGAAGTTGTCGCGTTTGACGACCCGTGCGAGGTGCGATCAGAAGACCCGTAACAGTCCCAATGACGCCACCTAACAACAGTCCACTGATAAATTGTCCAGAACGGTTTTTTGACATTTCCCGGCTGAAATCCTCGCTTGTGTTTCGGTGAATGGCTGCCGATCGGCCCGCAATACGACTTGCTGACTTAATTGTGACTTAAACCAGGGCGCGATCGCACCTGTTGGAACATCGCGATCGGCAAGTCGCACTTTTAACCAATACCACGACCCGCTACTTCAAACCGTGCCAATTGGCTACAGATGCAACTTTTTTAATGCGATCGTCGCTTTGGACGCCTGGAGGGTTTAACTTGACGCTGCCAAACTCCTAACCCAAAAGTTGCGATCGCGATCAGTCTTCGGAGTTGTTCTAC
Coding sequences within:
- a CDS encoding YtxH domain-containing protein — encoded protein: MSKNRSGQFISGLLLGGVIGTVTGLLIAPRTGRQTRQLLKKSVEALPELAEDLSTSVQLQADRFSESTRSNWDETLEKLRQAIAAGVEAGSREREHLSAKEVKRSPDTSAAIDELMDADNGLAGASPSSAPEVSTSSEFQRPSQRLGDA